CGTACAGGGCGAAGCCCGTGTACGCCATCAGGTAGGTGAGGGGCACGGTCGCCAGATAGGCGATCTTCTGCAGTGAGCCGTACTTGGCCGAGATGACGCCTTCCTTGCGGAAGAACAGGTAGTACTTCACCGTCTGCCAGAGCTGGTGCCTGTTCTTCTCCTGCGGCAGCCAGTTCTTGATGTCCGTCTCCACCTCACGCGAGCCGAGGTCGGTCGCGGTCTTCACGAAGAAGGCTGCGATGACCCGGAAGGTGAGGTTGATGATGATCACGAACATCGCGACGAAGTGCATGCCGCGGGCAACGCCCATGAAGCCGTCGAAGAACGGATAGTGGATGTAGAACCCGGAGAAGGCGAGCAT
Above is a window of Anaerosoma tenue DNA encoding:
- a CDS encoding cytochrome b/b6 domain-containing protein gives rise to the protein MSSQAHYREAHPLVFVITHWINLICMIMLAFSGFYIHYPFFDGFMGVARGMHFVAMFVIIINLTFRVIAAFFVKTATDLGSREVETDIKNWLPQEKNRHQLWQTVKYYLFFRKEGVISAKYGSLQKIAYLATVPLTYLMAYTGFALYGPTADWGFFSGGTALVGGPMNMRIIHYFMMWVFIVFTMIHAYLANIYNFSPSKIIFLWKETEH